The Candidatus Binatia bacterium genomic sequence ACCGGACCAACGGGCCCCACTGGAGATACCGGACCCACTGGACCTACAGGCACGACGGGACCGACCGGTCCAACTGGAGACACCGGACCTACAGGACCCACGGGACCCACCGGACCGACGGGACCAACCGGCGACACCGGACCAACCGGTCCGACGGGGCCGACTGGAGCGCAAGGAGCGCCGGGCGGAGCGATCACGGTTCAATACACCTTCAGCACGACGACGACCGACTCCGATCCGGGCAACGGTAATTTACGACTCGACAACGCGACGCAGAACGCTTCGACCACAATAAGAAACGATCTGCTCGACTCGGGCTCGACGGACTGGACGTCTGTGCTAGATACTCTTGATGCAAGCTCTTCAACGGTCAAAGGACAAGTACGGCTTTCGAAGGTCTCTGATCAAACGAAATGGCTGACCTTCGACCTGACGGCCAAAGCCACACCGTCCGGCTATCGGAATTTCACAGTCACCAATACGGGATCGAGCGCGAGCAATCCGTTTGCGGACAGCGATGCGATTCTTTTTGAATTCACTCGCAACGGCGACATGGGCTCCACCGGACCGACGGGCCCCACTGGAGATACCGGACCCACTGGACCTACAGGCGCGACGGGACCGACCGGTCCAACTGGAGGCACTGGACCGACAGGACCCACGGGACCCACGGGACCGACGGGTGACACGGGTCCGACTGGACCGACAGGTTCAACAGGTGCTACCGGAACCGGGGCGACGGCTTGTGCCGCAGCTACGAGCGCGCCGGCAATCGCTAACAGCGAGACTGTGGTGGTCTCCTGCACCGCTCCGGCAAATAGTCTCACGGTCGGAGCCACCTATCGGGTAATAGGATGGACATCGAGATCGGGTACCAATACCGCCACCCCGACGCTCAGAATCAGAGTAGGGCCAACTACCCTGACGGGCAACATCGCTGCAACACTGACTGGCGTGAGTAGTGGGACGGCGGCCCCTCGGTATTTCACAGGGATGATTACCGTCCGTACTACGGGAGCAAGCGGAACCGTGATCGGCGGTCTCATGGAGATCCAGAACGCGGTGGCGGCAGCGGTCAATACCGTGACCTCGACGGTGGCAGTGAACACTACGGTCTCAAACTTGATCGAATTCACTTTTATTTCGGGCCAGGCCTCTAACACCTATACGTTTCATGTGACGTCGATGGAGCTTGTGAAGCAATAAGCAACATTCGATGAGCGATCCGTAAGGTCAGCAATGCCGAAGGCAAAGGAAGGGTTAAGCTGATCCTGCTCAGAATTTCTCCTTGAGCAAAACGCTTTAGTTAGTGTACAAAAGGCCAGGCGCTGGGTTTCGAGTTACCGCGCCGCTTCCATACAGGAGCCATTCTCCAACCGAGTGCAAGCCATCAGCCCTAAATCCAGTTCGCCGCTAATCCGCCAGCCCTGGTTTTGGCTGGGGATAGGCTTAAGCCTGCTCTGCTTGTGGCTTGCCGTGCGCAGCGTTTCTCTGGTTGAGTTGAAAGACTCGCTCAGCTCGGCGCGCTACCTTTGGTTGTTGCCCGCCGTTCTGTTGATCTTGTCGACCGTGGCGACGCCCGCTCAACGGTGGGTCGTGCTGCTGGATCAAAGAGAGCGCCTGTTGGATTCCTTTTGCGCGCAGGGACTGGGATTTTTGTTCACCAATATCCTTCCGCTACGCCTCGGCGAGCCGGCGCGGGTCTTGGCGATGTCCAGACGCTGCCGCTTGCCGGTCATGCAGGTGGCCGCCTCCGCCGTCGTTGAAAGGCTGCTCGATGCTGCAACCAACGTGCTGATTTTGGCCGCGCTGCTGCCCCGGCTCGAGGTGCCCGGCATTGTCCGAGGAGCCGGCCTGTCCCTGGCGGCGCTGAGCTTATCGGGCATCGCCGTTTTGTCGCTGCTCGTGCGTTTCGACCATTGCAGCGAGGCCCGATTTCTCCTCCGGCGTTTTACGTTATTTCCGATCGAAAAGTTGCTCGCGCGCTGGAAAGAACTTGTTACCGGCTTCGCTCCTTTGACCCGCTGGCGGACCGCGCTGCAAGTTTCGTTCTGGTCGCTCACGACGTGGGCTTTAGTCATCGCGTCTTATTGGTGCGTGCTGCGCGCGTTCCAACCCGATGGCAGCGTCGTCGAAGCCGCGATGATGACGGTGACGCTGTCATTCGCCGTCGCCGTGCCCTCGAGCCCCGGCTTCGTCGGGATCTTCCAGTTCGCCGGACAGCAGGCGTTGATGCTGCCTTTCGGCACAAAATACGACGCCGCGAGCGCGCTCGCCATAACTCTTACGGCGCACATGGCGTATTACGTGCCGACCACGGCGTTGGGATTGATCGGGTTATGGCGGTTGGGAGAATCGTTTCTCAATCTCGGCCGGGGCCTCGGAATGGCGCAACGACGCTTAGAAAGCAGCAGTTGAATCTCGCGCCTATGCGTTTTACCCGACTCTAACTTGCGCTATGATCGTAACCCTTCCCGCCGGACGAAAATTTACCTGTCTGTTTCTCGCCTTGCTCGCGCTTGGCGTCGCCGTCTCCTACTCGGACAGTCTCGGCGTCGGTTTCTATTTCGACGACACTTACGGCATCGCCAATAATCCGGCGATCCGAAGCCTCAAAAATATTCCCAGCTTTTTCGTCGATCCCCGCGCGGTCTGGACCGAGCCTACGCAGGTCGACCTTCGGCCCGTTCTGCTGATTACCTACGCCGTCAACTACGCCGTCTCGGGGCTCCAGCCCTGGAGCTACCACGTTCTGAATCTGATCCTCCATTTTATCGCGTCGTGGCTGGTCTTCATCATTGTCCGCGATCACCTTTGGCGGTTCGAGTTTCCTCACCGCGGTGAGCCTGCCGAACCGTGGCCCGCCTCCGAGCGAGGTCCCGACGGCGCCGCGCGCATACCCGCGGCGGCGGCCGCGCTCTTTTTCGCTCTCGCGCCGCTCAATAGCCAACCCGTCAACTACATCTGGGCGCGCTCCGCTCTGCTTTGCGTCACTTTGTATCTGGGTGCCTTTCTCGCTCTGCTCAGCCGCCGCTGGATTTTGGGGTCCGCGTTGTTCGTTCTTGCGCTACTCACCAAGGCGATCGCCGTCACGCTGCCGTTGGTGTTCTTGATCCACGATTTCGTCTACCGCGACCGCAGCCGTTACCCGACGATCAAAAGCTACGCCGCCGGCTGGCGCCGGCTGAGCGCGCCTCTGGCTCTTCTCGCGGCGCTCGCCGTCGCCTATGTCGGTTACCGCAAATTCTTCTTGCCGGATTGGGCTGCGGCGACACGGCACGCGTTCGGCGTCACGCCGGCAATCTGGTTTATGAGCCAGTGGTCGGCGCTGCTTTATTACGTCCGGCTCTTTCTCTGGCCGGACGGACTGTCGGCCGATCATGATTTCCCCCTGACGACGAGCCTTCTCGCCGTCCGCGCCTGGGGCGCGCTCGCCGTCTTGCTCGCGTGGGCCGGGCTCGCTCTCGCCGCCATGAGACGCCACCCGCAAGTGACGTTCGCCACCGCGTGGTTCTTTGTCACCCTCGCGCCCGAGTCGTCGTTCGCGCCGCTGGCGGAAGTCATCAATGACCACCGGCCCTACATCGCCTCATCCCTCGGCCTCGCGGTTCTTCTCGCGTGGTCGATCGAACGCGCCGCGGTGTTTCTATTCGCGGAAAGACAAACACAACGTCAGCTCGCCTTCATTACGGTTTCCTTGATCCTTTGCGTCGCCGCGGTTCCGGTGAACCGCCACCGCACCTGGCAATGGCTCGATCCGCTTCGGATGTGGGAAGACACGACGCGTAAAAGTCCCAACAACAGCCGAGCCTGGATGAACGCGGGGCTGCAGTACATGACCCGAGGTGATCTGGTTTCGGCGCGCCGCCTTTACGAGCGCGCGAAAGAAATCAGTCCGCAGTACGCCTTCGTGCGTATGAATTTGAGCGTTCTCGAGGCGCACGAAGGAAATTTGGACAAAGCGCTTGCCGAAGCCGAGGAGGCGGTGCGGCTCCGCCCCGACCTTTCGCTGACGCACTTCTACCTGGGCCAGGCGCTCAAAAAGATGGGGCGTACGGCAGAGGCCGCCGCGGCCTACAAACACGCGATCCAGCTCGACCCGCGCTACAAAGAAGCCAAGGAGGCGCTGGCGCTCATCGAAAAATCGGATGGGCAAAGCGAGTCGGCGCTGATGGCGGCCGGCCTCTATGCTCTCAACAACCGGCGTGATCCGCAGGCCGCCGTCGTAGAGTTTCGCAAGGTTCTCGAGCGCAACCCGAAGCACTACGGCGCGACCTTCCAGCTCGCGAGAGCCCTCGATCGGGCCGGGAAACCGAAGGAAGCCCATCCCCTCTGGGAAAAAGTTCTCGCCATGGCCCAAAACTACAACGACAAAGAGACGGCCGAAACGGCGCGCGCGCGGCTGGTGCGATCCGACGTCATGCAACTTGCGCAACCAGAAACGATGAAGAAAGGCCTCGATCTTCTCTACACTCGTCGCGATGCCGACGCCGCCGCCGGTGAGTTCCGCAAGATCCTGGAGCAGAATCCCAATCACTACGGCGCGACGTTTCAGCTCGCCACGGCGCTCGATCGCGCCGGCAAAACGAAGCAAGCCCGCCCGCTGTGGGAAAAGATGCTCAAGCTGGCCGAAGCCGCCAAAGACCAAGAGACGGCAAAGACGGCTAAGGACCGCCTCGCGAGCGGGCCGTGAGGCAAGCGCAGAGACGCTCCGGATCAACCGACCCGGCGCACGATGCGCATCTGTTTTAGAGTTTTCGCCGCTTGCGAGAAATATTCCGCCGGCCGCGGCTTCGAGAGAATCCAGCCGGCATAACGCTGAACCCCCTCTGCGACGCTGACGGTTGGCTTCCAGCCGAGCGCTGTGATTCTGGAGTTGTCGGCTATGAGATGGCGAAAGTCGACGGGACGAAACTCGCCCGGCGTTACGGGATCCACTTTGGCCTTGTAGGCGTCGCGCAACAAGCAAGCAAATTCCATCACCGTTGTCCCTTTGCCGGTTCCGACGTTGAACACCTGATAGTCGGCTGCGTCGCTTTCCAGCGCCAGCACGTTGGCGCGCGCCACGTCTTCGACGAAAACAAAGTCGCGCATCTGCTTGCCGTCCTCGTAGATGACCGGCGCCGCCTGATTCAGCAAGCGGGTGGAGAAAATCGAGCAGATGCCCGAGTAGGCGTTGAAGACCGACTGGCGCGGCCCGTAGGTCAGCGAATAGCGCAACGCTACCGAGGGGATGCCCCACTCGCGGCCCAACGCCAAGGTCAAGCGTTCTTCGAAGTATTTCGAGATGGCGTAAATGCTGTTCAGCTTGAGCGGCGCGTCCTCGTCCACGGGGATGCCGCGCGTCGGAGCGCCGCACGTGGGACAGCGCACTTCCCATTCGGCGCGCTCCAGTTGCGCGATCGTGCGCGGCTCCGGCGAGCACGGCCCGCATTTTTCACAGGCGTACTTGCCCTCGCCATAGACGGCTTGCGAGGAGGCGGTGACGATCTTCCGGATATTGAGCCGTTTGGCGCGGATGACCTCGAAGATACGCGCCGTCCCGCAGGCGTTAACGTCGGTCATCTTCGTGAGTTCGGGGGCGAAGCCGCCGTACGCGGCTTGGTGGAAGATGACGTCGACGCCGGTGACGGCCTTCTCGACGTCGTCCAGGCTGCGCATCTCGCCTTGAACGAACTCGGCGTCCTTCGGCACCCAATCGGGTTTCCCTTCCATATGGGTGCACTCCTCGAGGTTGTCGAAAATCCGCACCTCGTGGCCCTTCTTTAACAGAAGATCGACGACGTGAGAGCCGATCAGGCCCGCGCCGCCGGTGACGAGCGCTTTCATTTCACCCCTACGATCTCGGCCAGGGTTCGGGCCGCGTACTCGACCTGTTCGTCGGTCATCTCGGGAAACAGAGGCAGGCTCAGAGCCCGCTCGCAGGCGCGTTCCGTATTGGGAAAGCTCCCCCGGCCATGGCCGAGCCCGGCGTAAGCCTTCTGCATGTGCAGCGGCCTCGGATAGTGGATCGCCGTCTGAACTCCCCGTGCTTCGAGCGCGGATCTGACGGCGTCGCGGTTTTCGACATAAACGACGAACAGGTGAAAGACGCTTTCTCCCCCAGGATGATCTTGCGGCAGCGCCACCCGCGCGCCCGCGAGCAGCTTTTCGTAGCGGCGCGCGATCTCGCGCCGCCGCGCCGTCCATTGATCGAGACGCTTTAGCTTCACGCGCAGGATCGCACCCTGAAAACCGTCCATGCGATAGTTGTAGCCGACGAAGTCGTGAAAGTAGCGGCTCGTCTCGCCATGATTGCGCAGCGCGCGCGCCGCCGCGGCAACTTTGTCGTCGTTCGTCGTGAGGGCGCCGCCCTCGCCGTAGGCGCCGAGATTTTTCGCCGGATAGAAGCTGAAAGCGGCGGCGCGGCCGAAGCCGCCGACGCGCTTGCCGCGGAAGCGCGCGCCGTGCGCCTGGCAGGCGTCCTCGATGACGGCAACTCCTCTGCGCTCCGCGAGCGCGATGATCGCATCCATGTCCGCCGGCCGCCCGTAGAGATGGACGGGCACGATCGCGCGGGTCGCCTTGGTGATGGCCCGTTCGATCTGCCGCGGATCGATGTTGGCGCTGGCGGGGTCGATATCCACGAACACGGGTTTGGCCCCGGTATAAGAGATAGCTTCGGCGGTGGCGATGAAGGTATTGGGCGTGGTGATCACCTCGTCTCCGGGCTTTACCGCTGCGGCCAGCAGCGCCGCGTGCAGCGCGCTCGTGCCCGAGTTCATCGCCACGCAGTGTTTGACTTCGCAGAAAGCGGCGAACTCCTCCTCGAACCTGGCCACCTCGTCGCCGAGAATAAAGGAAGCGCTCTGGCCGACGCGGTCCAGCGCCGACAGCACCTCTTCGCGCAGAAAGGCGAATTGCGCTTTCAGATCGACTTGCGGAACGCGCATGTTATTGCTTCAAGCCCAGGCGCAAGAAAAAGAGCGGTTTCAAGTTGGTGAGCCAGTCCCTGAGCCGCACCTTCGTGTAGGAGCCGTCCGTCGCCGGGCGGTAAATCTTGGAGACCGGCACCTCTCTCACCCGATACCTTAGCGCCGCCGCTTGGTAGTGCATGTAAAACTCGATCTCGTAAGAATGGCCAAGCCACTCCTGCGCCCAATCCAAACGCCGGTCGCGAAGGAAGGCGGCGCGATAGGCACGAAACCCGTTCGTGCAGTCCGTATAGCGGCGCATGAGAAAAAGAGAGAAGGTCCGGGTGAATACCCGCATGGCCAACAAGCGGTGCGTCGGCAGGCCCGCGCTGTTGCCCCCCGGTAAAAAACGCGAGCCTTGCACGTAATCCGCCTGGCCGCTGAGAATCGGCGCGAGCAGCCGCTCGATTTCCGCCGGGTCGTCCTTGCCGTTTCCCGCCATGATGACGAAAATATCGTAATTCTTCTCCAGCGCATAGCGGTACGCCGAGCGAATCGCGTCGCCGCAGCCCTGATGCGAGCGATGCGTGATCACGGTGCAGTAGTCGTATTGCCGCAGAATGTCGGACGTGCGGTCCGTCGAGCCGTCGTCCACCGCGAGGACCTCGTGGACGATTTTCTTTTCCACCACCGGGCGATAGCGCTCGAGGAGCCGCCCGATCTGTTCCTCCTCGTTGTAGACCGGCAGAAACGCGATTACGCTGGCCGTCATCGCTCAATACGCGCGGCGGAAGAAGCGGGCGACACCGTCCGCAGCACCACCGCCGGGTTCCCCGCCACGACCGTGTGCGCCGGCACGTCCTTGGTGACCACGCTGCCGGCCCCGACCATAGCGCCCTCGCCGATCGTCAAACCGCACAGTATCACCGCGCCGCTGCCAACGGAAGCGCGCCGGCAAACCCGCGTCTTGATGACCTTCCAGTCGGCTCCGGTCTGCAGGGTGCCGTCGGCATTGACGGCAGCGGGAAACCGGTCATTGATGAAGACGACGTGGTGGCCGATAAAGCACTCGTCCTCGATCGTGACGCCCTCGCAAACAAACGCGTGCGTCGAGATCTTGCAGCGCTTGCCGACTTTTGCCCCTTTCTGGATCTCGACGAAAGTCCCGATCCTGGTGCCGTCGCCGATCTCACAGCCGTAAAGATTGACGAAGGCGAAGATCTTCACGTCTTTTCCCAACTTGACGTCGGCGGCGATGCGGGAGTATTTGGCCGCAGGCCGCTGCGCGCGCCGTCGGGATCTCATACCTTGATCCTGGCGCCGCCCGCGCCCAACGATTTGGACGCGGCTTCCAACAGGCGGACGACGGTCAAGCCGGCGGCGGCGTTGGTCCGCGGGATTGTGTTGAAGCGGACGCACTCGACGAAGTGCTCGCACTCGATCGAGAGCGCTTCACGGTTGTCCAACTTGGGCGCCCACACGTCCCCCATCCGGTAATCGATCAGGGTGTTGTAAATGCTTTCCTGTGTGGTCACGCGAATGCCGCGGTCGTACACGCGGACCTTTTCGCTGGGCTCCATGTCGTTGTAGACGAGCATGCGCCGGCTGCCGCCGAAGAGCATTTGGCGGATCTTGACCGGAGATAACCAGTTAACGTGCAGGTGCGCCAAAAAGTTATTAGGATAATGGACGGTCATGTAGACCACGTCCATCAAGCCGCTGTTGGTATGATCGGCGCCCGTCGCGGAAACATATTTCGGTGCTTCGTGCACCAAATAAGTGAGGATCGACAGGTCGTGCGGTCCAAGATCCCAGAGCACGTCGATGTCGCGCTGAAATTTTCCGAGGTTTACGCGTACCGAGTCGAAATAGTAGAGCTCTCCCAACTTCCCGTCCTCCAGGATCTCCTTCATCTTGCGCACGGCGCCCGTAAAGATGAAGGTGTGGTCAACCATCAAGACAAGACCTTTCTTATCTGCGAGTTCAAGCAACTCTTCGGCTTCCTGCACCGTCTGGGTCATCGGCTTCTCGACCAGCACGTGCTTGCCTCTTTCGAGAGCGCGCTTGACGAGCAGATAATGCGAAGTTACCGGAGTGGCGATGACGACGGCGCCCACCTCGGGATCGCCGAGAATTGCGTCTGCGCTTTCGGCGGTGTTGACGAAAGGGTAGCGCTTTTTGACCAGCGCGCGCCGCTCGGCCATCTTGTCCGCGCACCACTTGATTTCGACTCCGTCAACCTCGGCGAAGTTTCTGACGAGATTCGGACCCCAGTATCCGTAGCCGATCACGCCGATTTTCAGCCGGCCTAAACCGAGCATCCGCGTCGCTTGGGGCTGGCCGTCGCCGGTCCGCTTGGGGACTTGCAGGACTGTAGGTAACTCGGCCGGAATAGGGAAATCGACCTCGCTTTCCTGACTATTCATACGCTCAATCTCTAGCTAACATTACAGGGACAACGCAATTCCAGGGCCAAATTTCCACCCAATAAAGACGAAAGTCGTGAGGTTTTGGACGTATTTCAGCATAGGCGGGTGTCATGACCTCGGCGATTGTCAAACAATTGACGCTGGACTTTTAGTCAAATTCACTTCACGTCAGAGATCAGAAAACCCAAAAGAATATGCCGACAGGAAAAGCCACGACATACGCTTTCATCAGGAAGCCAAACAACCCATCAAACCGGAGGCAATAGAATATCGCGAAGGGCCATGCAACGGCGGCCGTGATCAGTGCGGCATCCAACCAAGAAAGAATTCCGTTAGCCAGGCCCCAGGAAAGGAGAACGACGACGACGCCCCAGATGGCGCCGTTAACGAAGAATTCTGGCGATCTCACTTTGGTCGAGATTCAGGAATCTACCCTGGCGAAGGCATTCATTGCTCTTCGTTATTCCAAACGGAGAGTCTATCGTCACACTTGTACGTCATCATAAGCTTGACGCTGGGTTAGCTTCCCGATCAAGAGTGCGCCCGCCAATAAGGCGAAGTTCTCCGGCAGAAAAATAAACCGGCAGCTTGCTGCCGTCGCGCTCCTTCGCCCCGAAGGATTCGGTCCACGGTTCAAGCTATTTTCCGTTTTCTTACAACCTCGCGTGGTCAAGCAGTTTCATGAAGTTCCGCTTGGGCTTGTGCGCTACGCGGACTTCGTCCAGGTAATTTGCGAATTCGGCGTGTCGCCCGAGCCGAACCATCAACCAGCGCACCTTACGCAGGAGACCGATGGCCTGCCGGTATGCTTCGTTGTTCTTCCCATCGAGCGTGGGCTCGATCTGCCGCTGATAGATCGGAAGCGTATTTTCAGGATCGTCTTTCTCCCGCTTGGCGGCGAGCTCCAGCCACAGGTCGTTCGAGCAGCCGCCCTCTTGAGCCTCCCGCCAAGCGGCTTCCATATCATTCTCCCAGAGAAAGATCCGAACAAGCTCAGAACGGTCCGCCTTACAATACCAAGACCTCCGATCCCTTTGGCCCTCGGTCTTCGCCTCAGCGATGCTCTTACGCAGAAAGTCGAGCGCCTTCTCCCGCCATGGTTTCCACGCGCCGAGCCGTTCGGCATGAGATTTCAGTCTCTGGCATGTTTCAAGACCCGGCGATTCGATGAATTCGGCCCAGATCAGAGCCATCGCCTCGTCGTGGCGTTTGCGGCGGTGGTACTCCCTCGGCCAGAAACTCGCGCAGCCGCGAATCGGTCCGATTGGGAAAGGCCTTGACTCCACGTTCCGCCCACTCCAGCGACAGGTCGCCCTTTCCGGCCTTCTTGTAGGTTTCGGCGATCTCGAGATAGTCGTAGGCCAAGGAAAGGTCGCGCTTCTTGACGGCGACAACCGCCTCCACGTCGCCCGTCTGCCGGGCAAGAGTCTCCATGATGTGCGTGATCCGAAACCGTCTCCCGTATTTCTCCGGATCATCGCGGCGAGGACCGAGCGGCGGCACTTTGGCCCATTCCGCCTCCGCCAGCTTCCGATAAACCGCCAGACCCTTTTCACCGAGGACATCCGCGTAGGTCTCCGCCGCGCCGTAGAAGGTGTCATAGTCCGTGCGCAGCTCGCACTCGAAGAGCCGCTTGGCCAGAGCTTCCGGCTCGGGTTTGGCTTTCTTGCATGCCTTGTGATGGAGATCTTGGAGCCGCTCGAGGATGCCACCCATATACCCGTCCGAGTCATCGACCGATCCCATGGCTTCCTCGGCGGCTTTGAGAGCGTGTTCCATGAGCTCGACGACCGCCGCGGCGTGTCCCTCTTTCAAGAGTTCCTCCACGGAATCGATCGCCGATTCGATCCCGCTGGCGTACTCGTAAGCGCTTCGGTAGTCAACGAATCCGCCCCAGTCCAAAGCGTCATCGATCAACCGCCGATAGGTGGTGAGGTCGAGCCCCTTGGAGGTTTTTTTTGCGGCCTTCATCAAAAGGCGCTGGCGCAGACGGTCATCGTCCGTCGCGTGATCCACGAGCACATCTACCAGCGCCTTCTTATCCTGGGCTAAAAGATAAGCGCGAACGTCGTCCATGGTCACAGCCGGGGGCGATTGGCCTTTTACCGACAGCCTTGCCTGTCCACCTTTCGAGGTGAGCCTCAAGGTCGAACCTTTGAGCCATGCGAGTCCAACCGCCACGCAATGCTTGCAGAACGCACCGTCCGCCCCCACGGGACAAGTACACAAGTATTCCAGACTACGGTCCTCAATCCACAGCTTGACCCGATAAGGCCGGGTTCCTTGCACTTTTGCCGTGATCGTCCCCTCGTGCTCGGTTACGGCCTTTACTTGTCCATTGACGAAGTAGTCCTCGCCACGCTCGAACGACCGCGCCCCCGCCATGCGGCGCAGAGTGGGCCGGTCAATTAAGGCCGCGAGAGGTGAAGATGCTTTCATGGAGTGATCTCTACTGACCACCGCTAACCTAAGACTACTCCAATCATTCAAGAAAGGATTCCCTTTTCCGCGGACGATGGAAAATGCCGGCCTCTGGACAAGAAGTTAAAGTTCCAAAAAACATTTTTTGCGCTCGGACCCTCCCTTAAAACGAGGCTCGAACTCAACTGGGGGCGTTTTCATTGGGAAGCTACCACCAATCCCCTTATTAGCTACTTTCCTTTCTAATTAGCCCTTCCACTTCTTGAATAAAGACCTCCGCGTCGGCAATTTGCGCTTCGGCATCCTCTCGGGAAAATTCCGCCAGCTCCGTATAGTCAGCCATTTCTCTGGAGCGCCGCGCGTCCTTTAAAATGACGCCCAATCGCTTGTGCACCCTACCCGTTTTAACGAAGTGCTGGTTGAACAGCGAGATTACGCCGGAATGCTTTGCGACTCTCGATTCCCTTCAGCCCCTCGAGTGCCTCGCAGCCTGAAAGATCGCATAATAGGATCGACTGACCGAATCCGCGAAGTCATCATTAAGAAGTAAATCACGCGCCGATTTTAGATGCTGCTTAGACCTGCGCAGCCTTGCTAGGCTTAAAGCTTTCCGTTGCTGTTCCTCCCCGCTCATAGGGAAACGCTTTCGCGCTGGATATTTTTATAAAAGGGCGTCTTACTCCTCATTTTGTCTGTATTCATCGGCGCTCAAAACTGTCGGTGCGAGATTAGTGCTGTAAGCGAGGGCGACTTCGAGCGACTCCTCAACGATCCGGCGGCAGAGGGCTCGGTCCCTCTTTCGCACCACTACCAAGACGTCCAGATCCGACTCGTCTGTTCCTTCTCCGCGCGCCCCGGACCAAAAAGGCGTAACGATAGCAGATCCCCCCAGGAAGGATTGTGGCCTGCCATGAGCGAGCCGGGGTTCTTACCCGCGAGTCGAAGAACCCGATAGCCCTTCGACGTTGCTCGGGGCACCATTCGACTCGATATGGTCCAAGTCCTTTTTGGCCTGCCATGAGCGAGCCGGGGTTCTTACCGGCGAGTCGAATGGTGGAGCCGATGGGAGTCGAACCCACGACCTCTTGAATGCCATTCAAGCGCTCTCCCAACTGAGCTACGGCCCCACCTGCGGGAAGAAGTGACAATGAGATAAAAGTAAGAGAGCAAGACTTAAAAGTCAAACACGAAAGCCGGATTGGGTCTGAATGCTGAGCCGTCGTTTGGGGGCAGTGGCTCATTTTGAAGCGGCAGAGCTATCCAATGAAAAGAAGGTCGGGTAAATACCTGGGTCGAGTAAAGGCAAAGACCCGATTGTCCGAGGCAAGTCATTGCGTCTATGATTGCGGCATTCAGTCAAGGAGGCAAATCATGAAAACAAAAATTGTTCTGATTATTGCGCTGGTCATATTGTCAGCGGCCGCACAGGTATCCGCGAAGCCTTCGGCCGGTGGGCAGGAGTCCGACTTTGCGCTCTTTGATGGGACCGATCCGAGCGCGAACG encodes the following:
- a CDS encoding lysylphosphatidylglycerol synthase transmembrane domain-containing protein, encoding MQAISPKSSSPLIRQPWFWLGIGLSLLCLWLAVRSVSLVELKDSLSSARYLWLLPAVLLILSTVATPAQRWVVLLDQRERLLDSFCAQGLGFLFTNILPLRLGEPARVLAMSRRCRLPVMQVAASAVVERLLDAATNVLILAALLPRLEVPGIVRGAGLSLAALSLSGIAVLSLLVRFDHCSEARFLLRRFTLFPIEKLLARWKELVTGFAPLTRWRTALQVSFWSLTTWALVIASYWCVLRAFQPDGSVVEAAMMTVTLSFAVAVPSSPGFVGIFQFAGQQALMLPFGTKYDAASALAITLTAHMAYYVPTTALGLIGLWRLGESFLNLGRGLGMAQRRLESSS
- a CDS encoding tetratricopeptide repeat protein: MIVTLPAGRKFTCLFLALLALGVAVSYSDSLGVGFYFDDTYGIANNPAIRSLKNIPSFFVDPRAVWTEPTQVDLRPVLLITYAVNYAVSGLQPWSYHVLNLILHFIASWLVFIIVRDHLWRFEFPHRGEPAEPWPASERGPDGAARIPAAAAALFFALAPLNSQPVNYIWARSALLCVTLYLGAFLALLSRRWILGSALFVLALLTKAIAVTLPLVFLIHDFVYRDRSRYPTIKSYAAGWRRLSAPLALLAALAVAYVGYRKFFLPDWAAATRHAFGVTPAIWFMSQWSALLYYVRLFLWPDGLSADHDFPLTTSLLAVRAWGALAVLLAWAGLALAAMRRHPQVTFATAWFFVTLAPESSFAPLAEVINDHRPYIASSLGLAVLLAWSIERAAVFLFAERQTQRQLAFITVSLILCVAAVPVNRHRTWQWLDPLRMWEDTTRKSPNNSRAWMNAGLQYMTRGDLVSARRLYERAKEISPQYAFVRMNLSVLEAHEGNLDKALAEAEEAVRLRPDLSLTHFYLGQALKKMGRTAEAAAAYKHAIQLDPRYKEAKEALALIEKSDGQSESALMAAGLYALNNRRDPQAAVVEFRKVLERNPKHYGATFQLARALDRAGKPKEAHPLWEKVLAMAQNYNDKETAETARARLVRSDVMQLAQPETMKKGLDLLYTRRDADAAAGEFRKILEQNPNHYGATFQLATALDRAGKTKQARPLWEKMLKLAEAAKDQETAKTAKDRLASGP
- a CDS encoding NAD-dependent epimerase/dehydratase family protein; translated protein: MKALVTGGAGLIGSHVVDLLLKKGHEVRIFDNLEECTHMEGKPDWVPKDAEFVQGEMRSLDDVEKAVTGVDVIFHQAAYGGFAPELTKMTDVNACGTARIFEVIRAKRLNIRKIVTASSQAVYGEGKYACEKCGPCSPEPRTIAQLERAEWEVRCPTCGAPTRGIPVDEDAPLKLNSIYAISKYFEERLTLALGREWGIPSVALRYSLTYGPRQSVFNAYSGICSIFSTRLLNQAAPVIYEDGKQMRDFVFVEDVARANVLALESDAADYQVFNVGTGKGTTVMEFACLLRDAYKAKVDPVTPGEFRPVDFRHLIADNSRITALGWKPTVSVAEGVQRYAGWILSKPRPAEYFSQAAKTLKQMRIVRRVG
- a CDS encoding DegT/DnrJ/EryC1/StrS family aminotransferase, giving the protein MRVPQVDLKAQFAFLREEVLSALDRVGQSASFILGDEVARFEEEFAAFCEVKHCVAMNSGTSALHAALLAAAVKPGDEVITTPNTFIATAEAISYTGAKPVFVDIDPASANIDPRQIERAITKATRAIVPVHLYGRPADMDAIIALAERRGVAVIEDACQAHGARFRGKRVGGFGRAAAFSFYPAKNLGAYGEGGALTTNDDKVAAAARALRNHGETSRYFHDFVGYNYRMDGFQGAILRVKLKRLDQWTARRREIARRYEKLLAGARVALPQDHPGGESVFHLFVVYVENRDAVRSALEARGVQTAIHYPRPLHMQKAYAGLGHGRGSFPNTERACERALSLPLFPEMTDEQVEYAARTLAEIVGVK
- a CDS encoding glycosyltransferase family 2 protein, yielding MTASVIAFLPVYNEEEQIGRLLERYRPVVEKKIVHEVLAVDDGSTDRTSDILRQYDYCTVITHRSHQGCGDAIRSAYRYALEKNYDIFVIMAGNGKDDPAEIERLLAPILSGQADYVQGSRFLPGGNSAGLPTHRLLAMRVFTRTFSLFLMRRYTDCTNGFRAYRAAFLRDRRLDWAQEWLGHSYEIEFYMHYQAAALRYRVREVPVSKIYRPATDGSYTKVRLRDWLTNLKPLFFLRLGLKQ
- a CDS encoding acyltransferase, translating into MRSRRRAQRPAAKYSRIAADVKLGKDVKIFAFVNLYGCEIGDGTRIGTFVEIQKGAKVGKRCKISTHAFVCEGVTIEDECFIGHHVVFINDRFPAAVNADGTLQTGADWKVIKTRVCRRASVGSGAVILCGLTIGEGAMVGAGSVVTKDVPAHTVVAGNPAVVLRTVSPASSAARIER